In the genome of Solibacillus silvestris, one region contains:
- a CDS encoding bifunctional 5,10-methylene-tetrahydrofolate dehydrogenase/5,10-methylene-tetrahydrofolate cyclohydrolase (catalyzes the formation of 5,10-methenyltetrahydrofolate from 5,10-methylenetetrahydrofolate and subsequent formation of 10-formyltetrahydrofolate from 5,10-methenyltetrahydrofolate) gives MSSVIINGKEIGQEIRTGVATRVKKLKEQGITPGLAVILVGDNPASKTYVANKQKSCEQIGMYSELVKLPEEISEQALLEQIRELNERASIHGILVQLPLPKHINEDKVIQTISPEKDVDGFSPISVGKMMLGQDTYLPCTPYGVMKMLEHAGIDVAGKHAVIVGRSHIVGKPMGQLLLQKDATVTYTHSKTPDLPYFTKQADILIAAVGRANFITSEHIKEGAVVIDVGINRNEDNRLCGDVDFDDVLGIASHITPVPGGVGPMTITMLLENTVQAAEKELERQEN, from the coding sequence ATGTCAAGCGTAATTATTAATGGTAAAGAAATCGGTCAAGAAATTCGAACAGGGGTCGCTACTCGTGTAAAGAAGCTAAAAGAGCAAGGGATTACACCCGGCTTAGCTGTCATTTTAGTAGGCGACAATCCGGCATCCAAAACATACGTAGCAAACAAGCAAAAGTCTTGTGAGCAAATTGGGATGTATTCGGAACTTGTCAAACTACCTGAAGAAATTTCAGAACAGGCTTTACTTGAACAAATTCGTGAATTAAACGAACGTGCTTCAATTCACGGTATTCTCGTTCAGCTTCCATTACCGAAACATATCAATGAGGACAAAGTAATTCAAACGATCTCTCCGGAGAAAGATGTGGACGGATTCTCACCGATTAGTGTAGGGAAAATGATGCTTGGACAGGATACATACTTGCCATGTACTCCTTATGGGGTTATGAAAATGCTCGAACATGCGGGAATAGACGTTGCAGGAAAGCATGCAGTCATCGTAGGACGCAGCCATATCGTCGGGAAACCGATGGGGCAACTATTGTTGCAAAAAGACGCTACAGTTACATATACACATTCTAAAACACCGGATTTACCGTACTTTACGAAACAGGCCGATATTTTAATTGCGGCAGTCGGTCGTGCGAACTTTATTACAAGTGAGCATATTAAAGAAGGGGCAGTTGTCATTGATGTAGGGATTAACCGAAATGAAGACAACCGTCTTTGCGGTGATGTGGATTTTGATGATGTACTAGGGATTGCTTCACATATTACACCCGTTCCAGGCGGTGTCGGCCCTATGACAATCACGATGTTACTGGAAAACACAGTACAAGCAGCTGAAAAAGAGTTAGAACGTCAAGAGAATTAA
- a CDS encoding exodeoxyribonuclease VII large subunit, producing the protein MTSNSYLSVKALTKYIKRKFDADPHLRDVYVTGELSNVKVHSSGHIYFTLKDDSSRINATMFRSQASKLSFKPEEGMKVFIRGDVNVYEASGAYQLYAQTMEPDGIGGLFVAFNQLKERLQNEGLFNPNFKQPIPQFPKTIGVLTATTGAAIRDICTTINRRYPQAEILIYPTLVQGAGAAPNITENIYLANRHGFCDVLIVGRGGGSIEDLWAFNEEIVARAIFESRIPVISAVGHETDTTIADFVADLRAPTPTAAAELAVPNQQQLYQQILHYQSILHQMMTSKLNFERNRLTKLQNSYPLATPERLYRPFIERLIQVDLSLQNATKLYMMNEKSKLQTIDSKMKLYSPVHQLIAAKQQLEHRTQTLTNRMQQQLAQNKVAFTNQLRMLEALNPLALMSKGFSVAYKEENVVKSVHELEKGDVIQVTFQDGYAEAKIEKKHVQKEGEAK; encoded by the coding sequence ATGACATCGAATTCTTATTTATCCGTCAAAGCATTAACAAAATATATTAAGCGAAAATTTGATGCCGATCCGCATTTACGTGATGTTTACGTAACGGGAGAGCTTTCAAATGTAAAGGTACATAGTTCTGGTCATATTTATTTCACGCTGAAAGATGACAGTTCACGTATTAACGCTACGATGTTCCGTTCACAGGCTTCGAAACTTTCCTTTAAGCCGGAAGAAGGGATGAAAGTTTTTATACGGGGCGATGTGAATGTCTATGAAGCAAGTGGCGCATACCAACTTTATGCACAGACGATGGAGCCGGATGGGATTGGCGGTTTGTTCGTCGCTTTTAACCAGTTAAAGGAACGTCTGCAAAATGAGGGATTGTTTAATCCAAATTTTAAACAGCCGATTCCGCAATTTCCGAAAACGATCGGTGTTTTAACGGCGACGACTGGTGCGGCTATTCGCGATATATGCACAACGATTAACCGCCGATATCCGCAGGCTGAAATTTTAATCTATCCGACGCTCGTACAAGGTGCAGGTGCGGCTCCAAACATTACAGAGAATATTTATTTAGCGAACCGCCATGGATTTTGTGATGTTCTGATAGTTGGACGTGGTGGCGGATCGATTGAAGATTTATGGGCATTTAATGAAGAAATCGTCGCACGGGCGATTTTTGAAAGCCGTATTCCGGTTATTAGTGCGGTCGGACATGAAACCGATACGACAATTGCGGATTTTGTCGCGGACTTACGTGCACCGACACCAACTGCTGCGGCAGAACTGGCTGTTCCAAATCAGCAGCAGCTGTACCAGCAAATTCTTCACTATCAGTCTATTCTTCATCAAATGATGACATCAAAGCTCAATTTTGAACGAAATCGCCTAACAAAACTGCAAAATTCCTATCCGCTTGCAACACCTGAGCGATTATATCGTCCTTTTATTGAAAGGTTAATTCAGGTGGACTTATCACTGCAAAATGCAACGAAGCTCTATATGATGAATGAAAAATCAAAATTGCAGACAATAGATAGCAAAATGAAGCTGTATTCGCCTGTACATCAATTAATTGCTGCTAAACAGCAGCTCGAACACCGTACTCAAACGTTAACGAATCGAATGCAGCAACAGCTCGCACAAAATAAAGTCGCTTTTACAAATCAGCTGCGTATGCTGGAGGCGTTAAATCCGCTCGCATTAATGAGTAAAGGCTTTAGCGTGGCATATAAAGAGGAAAACGTAGTAAAATCAGTTCACGAGCTGGAAAAAGGCGACGTGATTCAAGTGACGTTTCAGGATGGATATGCCGAAGCGAAAATTGAGAAAAAGCATGTGCAAAAGGAAGGGGAAGCAAAGTGA
- a CDS encoding arginine repressor (regulates arginine biosynthesis when complexed with arginine by binding at site that overlap the promotors of the arginine biosynthesis genes): protein MNKGQRHIRIRDIITNNEIETQDDLVDQLKNAGYNVTQATVSRDIKELHLVKVPLQDGRYKYSLPADQRFNPIQKLHRSLADAFVSIDGASHFLVMKTLPGNANAIGSLLDHLDWTEILGTICGDDTILIMCRTEDEREEIKNRLLDML, encoded by the coding sequence GTGAACAAAGGACAGCGCCATATACGCATCCGTGATATTATTACAAATAACGAAATCGAGACACAGGACGATTTAGTCGATCAGCTGAAAAATGCGGGTTACAACGTCACACAAGCAACGGTTTCACGAGATATTAAAGAATTGCATTTAGTAAAAGTACCGTTACAGGACGGTCGTTATAAATATAGTTTACCAGCTGACCAACGTTTCAACCCAATTCAAAAATTGCATCGTTCGTTGGCTGATGCTTTTGTTTCAATTGATGGAGCTTCACATTTTCTAGTTATGAAAACATTGCCGGGGAATGCGAATGCAATCGGATCACTGCTTGACCATCTGGACTGGACAGAAATTTTAGGAACGATTTGTGGGGACGATACGATTTTAATCATGTGTCGAACAGAGGACGAACGTGAAGAAATAAAAAATCGCTTATTAGATATGCTGTAA
- a CDS encoding DNA repair protein RecN: MLRELSIRNFAIIDDLTVSFFGGLTVLTGETGAGKSIIIDAVNILAGGRGSTEFIRHGEKKAELGGLFHVDNSQHPIFAKLEEHGIESEEDTIILRRDLHDSGKSVCRVNGKLVPLSVLRDIGGSLIDIHGQHENQELMDEKFHINLLDHYAHNKLQPVKERYDEAFEAYRQLKREVAELSMDEQRMAQRIDLYQFQIQELEQAGLKVDEEEALDEERLRLMNFHKIFERANIAYSAISDDGTGLDFIGNAMNALEDIVALDSNFKEASEAVTSSFYALQDAAYQVKNVLDDLEYDAERLNEVEQRLALYQNMKRKYGTTVEEILTYHEKIEEELSQLMNRDETLQKNEQLLAKMEADLNKIAEELTTIRKENAIKLSDAIMNELRMLHMEKAQFIVKFEPLNQLDANGKDFVAFYISTNVGEPPKSLPKVASGGELSRMMLALKTIFSSSNGITSIIFDEVDTGVSGRVAQAIAEKIAAISVNSQVLCISHLPQVAAMADHHYYIKKQVEHNRTFTSITEMEEKERIVEISRMMSGAEITDLTLQHASELIHMANERKEMKT; this comes from the coding sequence TTGTTAAGAGAATTAAGCATTCGAAATTTTGCTATTATTGATGATTTAACCGTTAGTTTTTTTGGTGGTTTAACTGTTTTGACAGGTGAAACAGGTGCCGGAAAATCGATTATTATTGATGCGGTTAATATATTGGCTGGCGGGCGCGGCTCAACGGAGTTTATCCGCCACGGAGAGAAAAAGGCTGAACTTGGCGGATTATTTCATGTAGATAATAGTCAGCATCCGATTTTTGCAAAACTTGAAGAACATGGGATTGAATCAGAAGAAGATACGATTATTTTACGACGGGACCTGCATGACTCAGGAAAAAGCGTTTGCAGAGTGAACGGCAAACTTGTCCCATTATCTGTTTTGCGTGATATTGGCGGCAGTTTAATTGATATTCATGGGCAACATGAAAACCAGGAGCTTATGGATGAAAAATTCCATATCAATTTACTGGATCATTATGCACATAATAAGCTTCAGCCTGTGAAAGAAAGGTACGATGAAGCGTTTGAAGCGTATCGTCAGTTAAAAAGAGAAGTGGCTGAGCTAAGTATGGACGAGCAGCGGATGGCACAGCGCATTGATTTATATCAATTCCAAATTCAGGAGCTGGAACAGGCCGGATTAAAAGTTGACGAAGAAGAAGCATTGGATGAAGAACGACTTCGTTTAATGAATTTCCATAAAATATTCGAACGTGCGAACATTGCATATTCAGCGATTTCCGATGATGGAACCGGACTGGATTTCATTGGTAATGCCATGAATGCACTGGAGGATATTGTTGCACTCGATTCGAATTTCAAAGAGGCTTCAGAAGCAGTCACTTCCAGCTTTTATGCATTGCAGGATGCAGCATATCAAGTGAAAAATGTGCTGGATGATTTAGAGTATGACGCAGAGCGTTTGAATGAGGTCGAGCAGCGTCTTGCTTTATATCAAAATATGAAACGTAAGTATGGAACGACAGTTGAAGAGATTTTAACGTATCACGAAAAAATCGAAGAAGAGTTGAGCCAGCTTATGAACCGAGATGAAACATTGCAGAAAAATGAGCAATTGCTGGCGAAAATGGAAGCAGATTTAAATAAAATTGCAGAAGAATTGACGACAATCCGCAAAGAAAATGCAATTAAGCTAAGTGATGCGATTATGAATGAACTACGTATGCTGCATATGGAAAAAGCGCAGTTTATCGTTAAATTCGAGCCATTGAATCAGCTGGACGCAAACGGCAAGGATTTTGTCGCATTCTATATTTCAACAAATGTTGGGGAACCACCGAAGTCCTTGCCTAAAGTCGCTTCCGGAGGGGAACTTTCCCGTATGATGTTGGCACTTAAAACAATTTTCTCTTCATCAAATGGCATTACGTCAATAATTTTTGATGAGGTTGATACAGGTGTCAGCGGACGTGTAGCACAGGCAATTGCAGAAAAGATTGCAGCAATTTCAGTCAATTCACAAGTATTATGTATTTCTCACTTGCCGCAAGTTGCTGCAATGGCGGATCATCATTACTACATTAAAAAGCAAGTAGAGCATAACCGTACATTTACGTCGATTACGGAAATGGAAGAAAAGGAACGAATCGTGGAGATCAGCCGCATGATGAGTGGAGCTGAAATAACAGACCTGACATTACAACATGCTTCAGAATTAATTCATATGGCCAATGAACGTAAAGAAATGAAGACCTAA
- a CDS encoding N utilization substance protein B, which yields MKRTEARQKALQALFQLDSTELTIEEAIGHVLEEEQKSNAFLEQLVRGTTENIEAIDAALEKNLEKWTINRLPKIERTILRLAVYELLYAEETPNKVIMNEAIELSKTFGDEKSSKFVNGVLSKFTEQ from the coding sequence ATGAAACGAACAGAGGCGCGTCAAAAAGCGTTACAAGCTTTGTTTCAGTTAGACAGCACAGAATTAACAATAGAAGAGGCAATTGGCCATGTTCTTGAAGAAGAACAAAAATCAAATGCCTTTTTGGAGCAATTAGTTCGTGGGACAACTGAAAATATCGAAGCAATTGATGCAGCGCTAGAAAAAAACCTAGAAAAATGGACGATCAACCGTCTGCCAAAAATTGAAAGAACAATTTTACGTTTAGCTGTATATGAATTATTATACGCTGAAGAAACGCCAAACAAAGTTATCATGAACGAAGCAATCGAACTTTCTAAAACATTCGGTGACGAGAAATCAAGCAAGTTCGTCAATGGTGTACTTTCGAAATTTACTGAGCAATAA
- a CDS encoding RNA methyltransferase has translation MTKQKKERVDVMLVERGLCETREKAKRSIMAGLVFSNEIRIDKAGEKIEIDAPLQVKGSQLKYVSRGGLKLEKALEIFDLSVEGKLMLDIGSSTGGFTDCALQNGARHCYALDVGSNQLAWKIRSDERVTVMEKTNFRYTKPEDLIEGLPSFATIDVSFISLSLILPVLKTILVQGGDVMALVKPQFEAGRENVGKKGIVREPKVHLAVLEETAKMATEIGFVVKDASYSPITGGEGNIEFLFHLYNPHDGEEVESFTNFEQVVKDAHMQLK, from the coding sequence ATGACAAAGCAAAAAAAAGAACGAGTAGATGTAATGCTTGTTGAGCGCGGGTTATGTGAGACGCGTGAAAAGGCAAAACGCTCGATTATGGCTGGTCTCGTGTTTTCAAACGAAATCCGCATTGATAAAGCAGGGGAAAAAATCGAAATCGATGCACCGCTGCAAGTTAAAGGCTCACAGTTAAAATATGTGTCACGAGGCGGTTTAAAGCTGGAGAAGGCACTGGAAATTTTTGATCTATCTGTTGAAGGTAAGCTAATGCTTGATATCGGCTCTTCAACAGGCGGATTTACAGATTGTGCACTGCAAAACGGCGCCCGTCACTGCTATGCACTGGACGTAGGATCAAACCAGCTTGCATGGAAAATCCGTTCGGATGAGCGTGTAACGGTTATGGAAAAAACCAATTTCCGTTATACAAAGCCTGAAGACTTGATAGAAGGCTTACCAAGTTTTGCAACCATCGATGTTTCCTTCATTTCGTTATCACTGATTTTGCCTGTGCTAAAAACCATTTTAGTGCAAGGTGGCGATGTTATGGCACTTGTAAAGCCGCAATTCGAAGCAGGTCGTGAAAATGTCGGGAAAAAAGGAATTGTCCGTGAACCGAAAGTCCATTTAGCTGTTTTAGAAGAAACAGCAAAAATGGCAACAGAAATCGGATTTGTCGTAAAGGATGCTTCGTATTCACCGATTACAGGCGGCGAAGGGAATATTGAATTTTTATTCCACCTGTATAATCCGCATGACGGTGAAGAAGTAGAGTCCTTCACAAATTTCGAACAAGTCGTAAAAGACGCGCATATGCAGCTGAAATAA
- a CDS encoding exodeoxyribonuclease VII small subunit, translating into MTKPTFATAMTELEEVVRKLEQGDVPLEEAIDLYKKGMELSKLCHDTLQNAEQQLISIVGEDGEKKAFQQGNGED; encoded by the coding sequence GTGACAAAACCGACATTTGCGACAGCAATGACAGAATTAGAAGAAGTTGTACGTAAACTTGAACAAGGAGATGTTCCACTGGAAGAAGCCATTGACCTTTATAAAAAGGGAATGGAACTATCAAAACTTTGTCATGATACACTGCAAAATGCAGAACAACAATTAATTTCAATCGTTGGAGAAGATGGTGAAAAGAAAGCTTTCCAACAAGGAAATGGAGAAGACTAA
- a CDS encoding 1-deoxy-D-xylulose-5-phosphate synthase produces the protein MDLTKISSPSFLKDLNKKQLEALAGEIRAFLIEKCSITGGHIGPNLGVVELTIALHKAFNSPKDKFLWDVGHQAYVHKILTGRASQFDTLRQFKGLCGFPKLVESEHDMWETGHSSTSLSAAMGMAAARDIKGDKNFVVPIIGDGALTGGMALEALNHIGHEKTNMIVILNDNEMSIAPNVGALHDVLGRLRTAKEYSRAKEDLESLIHKIPMVGDKLAATAERVKDSLKYLVVSGVFFEELGFKYLGPIDGHDFEALEKTLEYAKKVQGPVLVHVLTKKGKGYKPAEDDTIGTWHGTGPYKMETGAFVKSSTKGPAWSSLVAESVRKCMKEDNRIVTITPAMPVGSKLEGIQKDFPNRFFDVGIAEQHATTMAAGLATQHMKPFLSIYSTFLQRAYDQVLHDIARPNLNVFIGIDRAGLVGADGETHQGVFDISFLRHIPNIVLMMPKDENEGQHMVKTAIDYNDGPIALRYPRGNGLGVEMDAEMKALPIGSWEVLREGTDAVILTFGTTIPMAMKAAEQLAYQGIDVRVVNARFIKPMDEAMLHEIMQENLPILTIEESLLQGGFGSAVLEFAFDKKYRNVQIERIGIPDEFIEHGEVDLLLEEINVTAEEAVKRITQLVPNKQSDRVK, from the coding sequence ATGGATTTAACGAAAATTTCTAGTCCATCCTTTTTGAAAGACTTGAATAAAAAGCAACTAGAAGCGCTGGCTGGAGAAATTCGCGCTTTTCTGATCGAAAAATGTTCAATTACGGGTGGTCATATTGGCCCGAATTTAGGTGTTGTTGAGCTGACGATTGCACTGCATAAAGCTTTTAACAGTCCAAAGGATAAATTTTTATGGGATGTCGGGCATCAAGCATATGTCCACAAAATTTTAACAGGCCGGGCAAGTCAATTTGACACATTGCGTCAATTCAAAGGACTATGCGGTTTCCCGAAGCTTGTCGAAAGTGAGCACGATATGTGGGAAACAGGGCATAGTTCCACGTCTTTATCTGCAGCGATGGGTATGGCTGCGGCAAGAGATATTAAAGGGGACAAAAACTTTGTTGTACCGATTATCGGTGATGGTGCATTGACAGGTGGAATGGCACTGGAAGCTTTGAACCATATTGGTCATGAAAAAACGAATATGATCGTTATTTTAAACGATAACGAAATGTCGATTGCACCGAACGTTGGGGCATTGCATGACGTTTTAGGACGCTTGCGTACGGCAAAAGAATATTCACGTGCAAAGGAAGATTTGGAATCTTTAATTCATAAAATTCCAATGGTTGGCGATAAGCTGGCCGCTACTGCTGAACGTGTGAAAGACAGCCTAAAGTATTTAGTTGTTTCAGGTGTATTCTTTGAGGAATTAGGTTTCAAATATTTAGGTCCAATTGACGGACATGATTTTGAAGCATTGGAAAAAACATTGGAATATGCGAAAAAAGTACAAGGTCCTGTACTAGTCCATGTATTGACGAAAAAAGGTAAAGGCTACAAACCTGCCGAAGACGATACAATTGGTACTTGGCATGGAACAGGTCCATATAAAATGGAAACGGGTGCTTTCGTAAAATCTTCTACAAAAGGTCCGGCATGGAGCAGCTTAGTCGCGGAGTCGGTTCGTAAATGCATGAAGGAAGATAACCGTATTGTAACAATTACACCGGCAATGCCTGTCGGTTCAAAACTTGAAGGAATTCAAAAAGACTTCCCGAATCGCTTCTTTGATGTCGGGATTGCCGAGCAGCATGCAACAACAATGGCGGCAGGTCTTGCAACACAGCATATGAAACCGTTTTTATCGATTTATTCTACGTTTTTACAGCGTGCGTATGACCAGGTGCTGCATGATATTGCACGTCCGAATTTAAATGTTTTCATCGGTATTGACCGTGCTGGCCTTGTTGGCGCGGACGGTGAAACACATCAAGGCGTATTTGATATTTCGTTCTTGCGACATATTCCAAATATTGTCCTGATGATGCCTAAAGATGAAAATGAAGGTCAGCATATGGTGAAAACAGCAATTGATTATAATGATGGTCCAATTGCGCTTCGTTACCCTCGCGGCAATGGCTTAGGCGTTGAAATGGATGCGGAAATGAAAGCATTGCCGATCGGTTCATGGGAAGTGTTGCGTGAAGGTACGGATGCGGTGATTCTGACATTCGGTACAACGATTCCAATGGCAATGAAGGCAGCAGAACAATTGGCATACCAAGGCATTGATGTACGTGTTGTTAATGCACGTTTCATTAAACCGATGGATGAAGCAATGCTGCATGAGATTATGCAGGAAAACCTGCCGATTTTAACGATTGAAGAATCATTGCTGCAAGGCGGATTCGGCAGTGCTGTGCTGGAATTTGCATTTGATAAGAAGTACCGTAATGTTCAAATTGAGCGTATCGGGATTCCGGATGAATTTATCGAGCATGGTGAAGTTGATTTATTATTAGAAGAAATAAACGTGACAGCTGAAGAAGCGGTAAAACGTATTACGCAGCTTGTACCGAATAAACAGTCGGATAGGGTTAAATAA
- a CDS encoding farnesyl-diphosphate synthase: protein MENMLKQFIDHNIPQLETTMYELVKSIKAPAHLKESMLYSLKAGGKRIRPLFVVAVCEMYNQSLETSYTVGSAVEMIHTYSLIHDDLPSMDDDELRRGKPTNHVVYGEALATLAGDALNTLAFGVIARLNNLSAEKRIELVNLLSVAAGAEGMVGGQVLDMDGEKRLLNLKELETVHVNKTGALLRFSIEAGAVLANASISDREALVEYAHHIGLAFQIQDDILDIEGTSEQLGKTAGKDVASDKSTYPALLTLEGAKQKLDEHYELAIEALQKIDIDTTLLRQFAQYIVRRSN, encoded by the coding sequence ATGGAAAACATGTTAAAGCAGTTTATTGATCATAATATACCGCAGCTGGAAACGACAATGTATGAACTCGTTAAATCGATTAAAGCACCGGCACATTTAAAAGAATCGATGCTGTATTCATTAAAAGCAGGGGGCAAACGAATTCGTCCGTTATTTGTTGTGGCAGTTTGCGAAATGTATAATCAGTCTCTTGAGACAAGTTATACAGTAGGATCCGCTGTTGAAATGATCCATACGTATTCGTTAATCCATGATGACCTGCCAAGTATGGATGATGATGAATTGCGCCGAGGAAAGCCAACGAATCATGTTGTGTACGGCGAAGCATTGGCAACTTTGGCTGGTGATGCTCTAAACACATTGGCATTTGGTGTCATCGCACGTCTGAATAATCTTTCTGCAGAAAAACGTATTGAGCTCGTGAACCTATTAAGTGTTGCCGCAGGTGCTGAAGGAATGGTCGGCGGACAAGTACTGGATATGGACGGAGAAAAACGTCTATTGAATCTAAAGGAGCTTGAAACAGTTCATGTAAACAAAACAGGCGCATTACTTCGTTTTAGTATTGAAGCGGGTGCTGTGCTGGCAAATGCAAGTATTTCTGATCGTGAAGCATTAGTGGAATATGCACACCATATCGGTTTAGCCTTCCAAATTCAAGATGATATTTTAGATATTGAAGGAACTTCGGAACAGCTAGGGAAAACAGCAGGAAAAGACGTAGCAAGCGATAAAAGTACATACCCTGCTTTACTTACATTAGAAGGTGCAAAACAAAAGCTTGACGAACATTATGAGCTGGCGATTGAAGCATTACAAAAAATTGACATTGATACAACATTGCTTCGACAATTTGCGCAGTATATTGTGAGACGTAGTAACTAA
- a CDS encoding peptidase: MIKKWSILVALLFMLSPIEVLGKSLIPMGHSIGVQLEMPYVMVAQDVLLENSEWLKKGEHILKLNGEKVSQLEDIAGKGESFTLTVENGKQQRDINVSAHELVHLKPFLKSETDGIGTLTYIDPETMEYGALGHQIVDSTMKQPPKFNDGAIFEASISQVKKSTPGQPGYKISVVDKSQMPLGSVKTNDVYGIFGNWKQSLHDSLHPPLEIIHANELKKGKAQILTAIDGEEVNLFDIEIDKQTDNTFTFNVVDERLIKKTGGIVQGMSGSPIIQNNQFVGAVTHMFIEEPTKGAGILVIEMLKKSPY; encoded by the coding sequence ATGATTAAAAAATGGTCGATACTCGTTGCATTGCTTTTTATGTTATCACCAATAGAAGTATTGGGAAAATCGTTAATTCCAATGGGCCATTCAATTGGCGTTCAGTTGGAGATGCCTTATGTAATGGTTGCACAGGACGTATTATTGGAAAATAGTGAGTGGTTGAAAAAGGGAGAACATATTTTAAAACTGAATGGTGAAAAAGTAAGCCAGTTAGAAGACATTGCCGGCAAAGGCGAATCATTTACACTGACCGTTGAGAATGGAAAGCAACAACGAGACATCAACGTATCAGCTCATGAACTGGTGCATTTAAAACCATTTTTAAAAAGTGAAACTGATGGAATAGGTACTTTAACGTATATCGATCCTGAAACGATGGAATACGGAGCGCTTGGACATCAAATTGTAGATTCTACAATGAAGCAGCCTCCAAAATTTAATGATGGTGCAATCTTTGAAGCATCAATCTCACAAGTGAAGAAAAGTACGCCTGGACAACCAGGGTATAAAATTTCAGTTGTAGATAAATCACAAATGCCACTCGGTTCAGTAAAAACCAATGATGTCTACGGAATTTTTGGAAATTGGAAACAATCATTACATGACAGTTTGCATCCACCGCTGGAAATTATACATGCAAATGAATTAAAAAAGGGTAAAGCACAAATCTTAACGGCAATCGACGGAGAAGAAGTCAATTTATTTGATATTGAAATTGACAAACAAACGGATAATACGTTTACATTCAATGTCGTCGATGAGCGTCTTATAAAGAAAACGGGCGGTATTGTTCAGGGGATGAGCGGTAGTCCTATTATACAGAATAACCAGTTTGTGGGTGCGGTAACACATATGTTTATCGAAGAACCAACAAAAGGTGCCGGTATTCTTGTTATTGAAATGCTGAAAAAGAGCCCGTACTAA